From the genome of Polyangiaceae bacterium, one region includes:
- a CDS encoding tetratricopeptide repeat protein → MRKRSKKSARASAHVVDAWWLRGKIFLSGYSVRAPGVDKMLLTSSGFWSYLHVMQAVTKIWVAVAATFVLAGCREDAPGSTAGALPPVSALPAAVSAAPPPSASAKASSTLPKKKRPKTREAPNPMKMTAYRKHLAEGRRLASKSTFPEAIKEFEKALEAVPGDAPALLDLGWAAFKAGELDRAKKSTEEALARTTSPKLKGMAHYNLGRIAEEKKDDKTAVEQYRISLELRPNETVEKRLAEVAKRSGSAVAVKTAVEPLPCQTPAKTVADVCACMTKPQADDTAPRTCESLKDVKVERDDLAFIEVATTLMETYTYAVARNEQGFVPVAKVGWAYNPGAFGIYEEFTLEPIVEKSAGKTKVLWIEGTRNRHDSDMGIDEYEEETSKLVTLCVPPAGETKTWKCPLHLTTSMSYVRDRMGIEGFTPDDVTRGLMTKGLPVKSSWSLDVKLLDGKVEVTVASGKPPADVQALAKTHSL, encoded by the coding sequence TTGCGAAAACGAAGCAAGAAATCAGCGCGCGCGTCGGCACATGTCGTAGATGCATGGTGGCTCCGGGGCAAAATCTTCTTGTCAGGATACTCGGTGCGGGCGCCCGGTGTCGACAAAATGCTCTTGACGTCGAGCGGTTTTTGGAGTTACTTGCACGTGATGCAAGCGGTTACGAAGATTTGGGTAGCAGTTGCGGCGACTTTCGTATTGGCAGGGTGTCGTGAGGATGCGCCGGGGTCCACAGCGGGAGCGCTTCCGCCGGTATCCGCACTGCCGGCAGCAGTGAGTGCGGCGCCGCCTCCGAGCGCTTCGGCGAAGGCGTCGTCCACGCTTCCGAAGAAAAAGAGGCCGAAGACGCGTGAAGCGCCGAATCCAATGAAGATGACGGCGTATCGAAAGCATCTCGCCGAGGGGCGGCGGCTCGCATCAAAATCCACTTTTCCCGAAGCGATCAAAGAATTCGAGAAAGCATTGGAGGCCGTGCCGGGGGATGCTCCAGCGCTGCTCGATTTGGGCTGGGCGGCGTTCAAAGCTGGGGAGCTCGATCGCGCAAAGAAGTCCACCGAAGAAGCATTGGCTCGTACGACGAGCCCCAAGCTCAAGGGAATGGCTCATTACAACTTGGGGCGTATTGCGGAAGAGAAAAAGGACGACAAGACGGCTGTCGAGCAGTATCGAATTTCGCTCGAATTGCGACCCAATGAAACCGTCGAGAAGCGGCTTGCCGAGGTTGCCAAGAGGTCCGGTTCGGCGGTTGCCGTAAAGACCGCCGTGGAACCTTTGCCGTGCCAAACCCCTGCAAAAACGGTCGCGGACGTTTGTGCGTGCATGACGAAGCCGCAAGCCGACGACACGGCGCCTCGAACGTGCGAATCTTTGAAAGACGTGAAGGTCGAGCGAGACGATTTGGCCTTCATCGAGGTCGCAACGACCTTGATGGAGACGTACACCTACGCCGTGGCGCGGAATGAACAAGGTTTCGTTCCCGTGGCCAAGGTTGGATGGGCGTACAATCCCGGAGCATTCGGAATCTACGAGGAATTTACTCTTGAACCGATTGTGGAAAAATCCGCAGGCAAAACGAAGGTCCTGTGGATCGAAGGGACGCGGAATCGACACGACAGTGATATGGGAATCGACGAATACGAGGAAGAAACGAGCAAACTCGTGACTTTGTGCGTGCCGCCTGCGGGAGAGACGAAAACGTGGAAGTGTCCGCTGCATTTGACGACCTCAATGTCGTACGTGCGGGATCGCATGGGAATTGAAGGGTTTACCCCGGACGATGTGACTCGAGGGCTCATGACGAAAGGTTTGCCCGTCAAATCGTCGTGGTCGCTCGATGTAAAGCTACTCGACGGAAAGGTCGAGGTGACGGTGGCGTCAGGCAAGCCACCGGCCGATGTGCAGGCGCTCGCGAAAACGCATTCGCTTTAG
- a CDS encoding S8 family serine peptidase codes for MRHGNASLDARGRKLWPVRIVANGNTIDSFVDHKAIVRIDPAKLSELEHAHLRVVENLMPSIGIYSVESTDAEDGLDIAVRLAKPQARPGAILEIIPNLHLRLERHAEPFVPDDPRFLGQWYFDEKRLQMSEVWAISQGDPKTTVVVIDSGCDLTHPDLVDKLDPGLDVIDDDTDPSYDPAFSGAEHGTACAGLIGASTNNGIGIAGACPSCRIRCVRMLTDVAVSLDAHVKAFNFALETNAAVVSNSWGFADPMPVPTILRDAINNVFDNGRGGKGALVLFAAGNDNREVGSNELTAVRGVTSIGAINHFFDKTFFTNYGPSLDIVAPVGTLTTDIVGAGGLDPTDYTVNFGGTSSACPVAAGAAALVMSAAPEKTSAEVLDLLIKTARPAPYASPHENGHDPIFGYGIVNPLAALKEALGIVDEMPDAGPDASPPPTTSDDVQSSCSCREGSSNHTPKSILIVVLLTGAGIWARSRSRHTQ; via the coding sequence ATGCGGCACGGAAACGCATCGCTCGATGCGCGCGGCAGAAAGCTCTGGCCCGTGCGAATCGTTGCAAACGGCAATACAATCGATAGCTTCGTCGACCACAAAGCCATCGTGCGCATCGACCCTGCAAAGCTATCCGAGCTCGAGCATGCGCATTTACGCGTCGTCGAGAACCTCATGCCATCCATCGGCATTTATTCAGTCGAATCCACGGATGCAGAAGACGGCCTCGATATTGCAGTTCGTTTGGCCAAACCCCAAGCGCGACCAGGCGCCATTCTCGAGATCATCCCGAATCTGCACTTGCGCCTCGAAAGACACGCCGAGCCATTCGTCCCGGATGATCCGCGTTTCTTGGGGCAATGGTACTTCGACGAAAAACGTCTGCAAATGTCCGAGGTTTGGGCCATTTCCCAAGGCGATCCGAAGACCACTGTCGTCGTCATCGATTCCGGCTGCGATCTCACGCATCCCGACCTCGTGGACAAACTCGACCCGGGACTCGACGTGATCGACGACGATACCGATCCCAGCTACGACCCCGCATTTTCAGGCGCCGAACACGGAACCGCTTGCGCAGGGCTCATCGGCGCTTCGACCAACAACGGAATCGGCATTGCAGGTGCGTGTCCATCATGCCGAATACGGTGCGTCCGAATGCTCACCGATGTCGCCGTATCGCTCGACGCGCACGTCAAAGCATTCAACTTTGCCCTCGAAACGAATGCTGCCGTCGTTTCGAATAGCTGGGGGTTTGCCGATCCAATGCCCGTGCCGACCATCTTACGTGATGCCATCAACAACGTATTCGACAACGGCCGCGGCGGCAAGGGTGCCCTCGTGCTGTTTGCCGCCGGAAACGACAATCGCGAAGTCGGCTCGAACGAGCTCACCGCGGTTCGTGGCGTCACTTCCATTGGCGCCATCAATCATTTTTTTGACAAGACATTCTTTACGAACTACGGTCCATCACTCGATATCGTCGCTCCCGTCGGCACGTTGACGACCGATATCGTCGGCGCAGGCGGCCTCGACCCGACCGATTACACCGTGAATTTCGGCGGCACGTCGTCCGCATGTCCCGTTGCCGCAGGCGCTGCAGCTCTCGTCATGAGCGCCGCCCCCGAGAAAACGTCCGCTGAAGTGCTCGACCTGCTCATCAAAACCGCGCGCCCCGCTCCTTACGCGTCCCCCCATGAAAACGGCCACGATCCGATTTTTGGTTACGGTATCGTCAATCCGCTTGCTGCATTGAAGGAAGCCCTCGGTATCGTCGACGAAATGCCCGACGCGGGTCCGGACGCGTCGCCGCCACCTACGACGAGCGACGATGTCCAAAGCTCGTGCTCGTGTCGAGAAGGTTCTTCGAATCATACCCCCAAATCGATATTGATCGTCGTCCTTCTCACGGGGGCAGGAATATGGGCGCGGAGCCGAAGCCGACACACGCAGTAG